A single region of the Pontibacter kalidii genome encodes:
- a CDS encoding Rieske (2Fe-2S) protein, which translates to MRSKLLLLPLLAILAGACSKDNSNSPIIPYVPVNAQLNINSQLYPDLRQDGGYAYLPDGYKGIIVVRQNAGSYLAFERTCTYDPTNECVLEVDPSRLYITDPCCGSQFNLQGQVIGGPAISALLQYRTSLVASTLYISN; encoded by the coding sequence ATGAGAAGTAAGTTACTGTTGCTGCCCCTGCTGGCCATACTTGCCGGTGCCTGTAGCAAAGACAACAGCAACAGCCCCATTATACCTTATGTGCCGGTAAACGCACAGCTCAACATCAACAGCCAGCTATACCCCGACCTGCGCCAGGATGGTGGTTATGCTTACCTGCCGGATGGCTACAAAGGGATTATTGTGGTACGGCAGAACGCTGGCAGCTACCTCGCCTTCGAGCGCACCTGCACTTACGATCCCACCAACGAGTGTGTGCTGGAAGTAGACCCTTCGCGGCTGTACATCACCGACCCGTGCTGCGGCTCTCAGTTCAACCTGCAGGGGCAAGTAATCGGCGGTCCGGCTATTTCAGCCCTCCTACAGTATCGAACTTCGCTGGTAGCCTCTACACTCTATATTTCCAACTGA
- a CDS encoding DUF4249 family protein — MHLRPLVFLLLLLISSCSLKEESELVMPFSPAKLFVEGYLVPGEPIRLSLIRTSTFQEDLALQLVWNAEAELLLPDTTIQLQNIFYKEKESGKLVNYASAYIMPAILPGDSVRLRIITGDKADTLYAATEPVEQVKIIGWAFDGTQIRVRCENGAEPRNRFYGIYLEYEQEGKTKRKAEYYDHSLSGEGELTFRLDVPATHYPYRVVLYRVTQANYYFQRALQQAARANEDPFEPPVVLPTNVRGGQGIFTYSTQDTLVIGE; from the coding sequence ATGCACCTTCGACCTTTAGTATTTCTGCTGCTGCTCCTCATAAGCTCCTGCTCGCTGAAGGAGGAGTCTGAGCTGGTGATGCCGTTTAGTCCCGCTAAACTCTTCGTAGAGGGCTACCTCGTGCCGGGGGAGCCCATCCGTCTGAGCCTAATCCGTACCAGCACCTTTCAGGAGGACCTGGCCCTGCAGTTGGTTTGGAATGCGGAGGCGGAGCTCCTGCTTCCTGATACAACGATACAGCTGCAGAACATCTTCTACAAAGAGAAGGAAAGCGGAAAACTAGTCAACTACGCCAGCGCCTACATAATGCCTGCCATCCTTCCGGGAGACTCGGTGCGGCTGCGGATCATCACCGGGGACAAGGCCGACACGCTCTATGCCGCCACGGAGCCTGTGGAGCAGGTAAAGATCATCGGCTGGGCCTTTGACGGCACCCAGATCAGGGTTAGGTGCGAGAACGGTGCCGAGCCTAGGAACCGCTTCTACGGTATCTACCTGGAGTACGAGCAGGAGGGGAAGACCAAGAGGAAAGCGGAGTACTATGATCACTCGCTCTCAGGAGAGGGGGAGTTGACGTTCCGACTGGACGTTCCTGCCACACACTATCCCTACCGCGTCGTCTTATACCGGGTCACTCAAGCCAACTACTACTTTCAGCGGGCACTGCAGCAGGCTGCCCGTGCCAACGAGGATCCATTTGAGCCGCCCGTCGTGCTGCCGACGAATGTTCGGGGAGGGCAGGGGATCTTTACTTATAGCACACAGGATACTTTGGTCATAGGAGAGTAG
- a CDS encoding TonB-dependent receptor plug domain-containing protein: MFDAETRLPIAEVVISTPSAHAVSDGRGRFSLPACIPIDSLLPLRMSHTRYQDTTVLVRPKVQLSLYLKRDNISLGEVEIIAPASPGTETAKLSRKELEAIGKPLGEADLMRGLQYKPGVLQTGEMQSGLFVRGGSNSHTAILLQGVPVFNPAHLMGINNSLDPDAYESVSLTSGGFAASKGGWLSAYLEATPRAREVSSPQLKVGVGVLSSELSYQQHLPKYKTSVFAKAKSSYYQLLAKAYEQLHREEGQDNPLPDYAFQDMNLQVYTALPKGSLSVALFGSRDSYDGTTNRFSLASGWGNRLLSARWKHRFGPAWLELTQGYSRYAFSMEHRRQETRLLDQATSGHFSKLLLGMPLGKTGFVEAGAFLQHLQAEMASIQEDREGRLLQESAYTEKLPLLGAFAQAQATAGRVTYSAGARLYRHNGTVLSAPRLKLEISEDNWTGSLYYDRTYQFHHQVNVLGIHMPFDFFRFASGRLPVQRSDQVGLSLSRPVKQYKLAAGVYHRWLEGQLHYANASELLSDFTTSFEPHAGRAYGAELELQAQWSRLALTASYTLAYSRLVMEGENGQREWLYPVQDVRHQLSTTARYTFNERWQLSGQWFLQTGSPYTFPVGIIPAQGMIPIEAPRILPAFGQFNNVRTPMRHRLDVGVTYKKRHTSSTSEWNVGIYNAYNRANPYFLYFDVVRQEDGTGRIVSRQRSLLPFTPTLRYTCTFDL; encoded by the coding sequence GGAGGGGGCGCTTTTCCCTGCCTGCCTGCATCCCAATAGATAGTCTCCTTCCGCTTCGCATGAGCCACACCCGCTACCAGGATACCACCGTGCTGGTAAGGCCCAAAGTGCAGCTAAGCCTGTACCTAAAGCGGGACAACATCAGTTTGGGGGAGGTGGAAATTATTGCCCCCGCATCACCCGGTACCGAGACAGCAAAACTTTCCCGAAAAGAACTGGAAGCCATAGGCAAGCCGCTGGGGGAGGCGGACCTGATGCGGGGCCTGCAATACAAGCCGGGGGTGCTCCAAACAGGCGAGATGCAGTCTGGTCTCTTTGTGCGCGGCGGAAGCAACTCCCATACGGCCATTCTCCTGCAGGGTGTACCTGTCTTCAACCCGGCCCACCTCATGGGAATCAACAACTCCCTGGACCCAGACGCCTATGAGTCTGTTTCCCTTACCTCTGGCGGGTTCGCAGCGAGCAAGGGCGGTTGGCTGTCGGCTTACCTGGAGGCAACGCCTCGCGCCAGGGAGGTTTCCTCACCCCAGCTGAAGGTAGGGGTGGGGGTGCTGAGCTCAGAATTAAGTTACCAGCAGCACCTGCCCAAGTACAAGACCAGCGTGTTTGCGAAGGCCAAGTCTTCCTACTACCAGCTTCTGGCGAAAGCCTATGAGCAGCTGCACCGTGAAGAGGGACAGGACAACCCGCTGCCGGACTACGCCTTCCAGGACATGAACCTACAGGTGTACACAGCCCTGCCGAAGGGGAGCCTGTCGGTGGCGCTGTTCGGGAGCCGGGACAGTTACGACGGCACCACGAACCGCTTCTCGCTTGCCTCCGGCTGGGGCAACCGGCTCCTGTCTGCCCGTTGGAAGCACCGCTTTGGCCCCGCTTGGCTGGAGCTCACCCAAGGGTACAGCCGCTACGCCTTCTCCATGGAGCACAGGCGCCAGGAGACGCGGTTGCTGGACCAAGCCACCTCCGGACACTTCTCCAAGCTATTGCTGGGCATGCCTCTGGGCAAAACGGGTTTCGTGGAGGCTGGGGCTTTCCTGCAGCACCTGCAGGCCGAGATGGCATCCATTCAGGAGGACCGGGAGGGACGCCTGCTGCAGGAGAGCGCTTATACGGAGAAACTGCCCCTCCTTGGCGCGTTCGCGCAGGCGCAGGCCACAGCGGGCAGGGTCACCTACTCCGCCGGAGCACGCCTGTACAGGCATAACGGGACTGTGCTATCTGCCCCGCGTCTGAAGCTGGAGATAAGTGAAGATAACTGGACAGGCAGCCTCTACTACGACCGCACTTATCAGTTCCACCACCAGGTGAACGTGCTGGGCATCCACATGCCCTTCGACTTCTTCCGCTTCGCCTCCGGCAGGCTGCCTGTGCAGCGCTCGGACCAGGTAGGGCTATCATTAAGCAGGCCCGTGAAGCAATATAAGCTGGCTGCCGGGGTGTACCACCGCTGGCTGGAGGGGCAGCTCCACTACGCCAACGCCTCGGAGCTGCTGTCGGACTTTACCACCTCCTTCGAGCCTCATGCAGGCCGTGCCTACGGCGCGGAGCTGGAGCTGCAGGCCCAGTGGTCTCGCCTGGCGCTGACGGCAAGCTACACCCTGGCCTACAGCAGGCTGGTGATGGAGGGGGAGAACGGTCAGAGGGAGTGGCTATACCCCGTGCAGGACGTGCGGCACCAGCTTTCCACCACTGCCCGGTACACCTTCAACGAGCGATGGCAGCTGTCGGGGCAGTGGTTCCTCCAGACGGGCAGCCCCTATACCTTCCCGGTGGGCATCATCCCGGCGCAGGGCATGATACCCATAGAGGCCCCAAGGATACTGCCTGCCTTCGGGCAGTTCAATAACGTTCGCACGCCTATGCGTCATAGGCTTGATGTAGGCGTCACTTATAAGAAACGCCATACCAGCAGTACTTCGGAGTGGAACGTGGGTATCTACAATGCCTACAACCGCGCCAACCCGTACTTCCTCTACTTCGACGTGGTGCGCCAGGAGGACGGCACGGGCCGGATCGTCTCCAGGCAGCGTTCACTGCTTCCCTTCACTCCAACCCTTCGCTACACATGCACCTTCGACCTTTAG